The following are from one region of the Salvia hispanica cultivar TCC Black 2014 chromosome 1, UniMelb_Shisp_WGS_1.0, whole genome shotgun sequence genome:
- the LOC125195219 gene encoding cell division control protein 6 homolog, which translates to MAKVKVMLADWANEECIQYPDVLPINCTSLANMNDIFSKKRSRSTSSLQQLQNLYSQQTPGMKMILAIADELDYLINRSRAVLHDLFMLTTLPFSKCILLGVANAIDLAGHR; encoded by the exons ATGgcaaaagtaaaagtgatgCTTGCCGATTGGGCAAATGAG GAATGTATACAGTATCCAGATGTCTTGCCCATCAATTGCACTTCTCTTGCAAACATGAATGATATTTTTAGCAAG AAACGTAGTCGTTCTACATCATCTTTGCAGCAGCTTCAGAACTTGTATTCTCAACAGACCCCTGGCATGAAGATGAT ATTGGCTATAGCTGATGAGCTGGATTATTTGATTAACAGATCTCGAGCTGTGCTTCATGATCTTTTCATGCTAACAACACTGCCTTTCTCCAAGTGTATTTTGCTAG GGGTTGCTAATGCTATTGACTTGGCAGGACATAGATGA